One Pyxicephalus adspersus chromosome 3, UCB_Pads_2.0, whole genome shotgun sequence genomic window carries:
- the LOC140327742 gene encoding thymosin beta-10-like, which produces MADKPNLKEIDSFDRSKLKKTETNEKNTLPTKETIEQEKQS; this is translated from the exons ATGGCAGACAAGCCAAACCTGAAAGAGATTGACAGCTTCGACAGGTCAAAGCTGAAGAAAACCGAGACAAACGAGAAGAACACACTGCCTACAAAAGAGA CAATCGAACAAGAAAAGCAGAGCTAG